From Tachypleus tridentatus isolate NWPU-2018 chromosome 8, ASM421037v1, whole genome shotgun sequence, a single genomic window includes:
- the LOC143223634 gene encoding uncharacterized protein LOC143223634: MKMVRLRRHHFYRPYDFPWRPALEASLRQCWTADNSLPSNVTLVLPECESANKSNPGSPVKGSNDGAVIPRSRSLDDLKKDEMSNNCSREEEKTEIDTVSQQISKLHMDEPPLVSTANPWMNS; the protein is encoded by the coding sequence ATGAAAATGGTGAGACTACGACGTCATCATTTCTATAGACCGTATGACTTCCCTTGGCGGCCAGCTCTAGAGGCTTCACTTAGACAGTGCTGGACAGCAGACAACTCTTTACCTTCAAATGTAACCTTAGTTCTTCCTGAGTGTGAAAGTGCCAACAAGTCAAATCCTGGAAGTCCAGTAAAAGGTTCCAATGATGGTGCTGTCATCCCACGGTCCCGATCTTTAGATGATTTAAAAAAAGATGAGATGTCTAATAACTGTAGTAGAGAAGAAGAAAAGACAGAAATTGATACTGTGTCCCAGCAAATTAGTAAATTGCACATGGACGAACCACCCCTAGTATCAACTGCAAATCCTTGGATGAACTCATGA